The proteins below are encoded in one region of Pirellulales bacterium:
- a CDS encoding amidohydrolase family protein: protein MRQHYLAVVAALSLVAASENRSLATPEVPGAPQTHAIALVGGTIHPVSGPVIEHGTLVFDGGKITAVEKGIAVPAEAHFVDVSGKHVYPGLIDANSQLGLVEIPSVRGTRDMAETGEINPNVKAQVAFNADSELIPVGRSGGILSVLTVPNGGLITGQSACMQLDGWSWEDMCLKPGVAMHINWPQMAPIEAWWIEETGATQMQDRDKSLKAIRRAFADARAYATAKEASAAGKGAAPQFDARWEAMIPVLERKMPVFIDAEETQQIQAAVSFADQEKLRLVIVGGYDAPACAELLKKHDVPVIVAGVHRLPRRRGDAYDAPFTVPAKLQAAGITFCIGGVIGGASGSSPANIRNLPHHAGTAAAYGLPAEDALKSVTLYAAKILGVDDRIGSLDVGRDATLIVTTGDPLDIPTHVTAAYVQGREVQLNDRHKRLWEKYKEKYRRQGIQNP, encoded by the coding sequence ATGCGACAGCATTATTTGGCCGTGGTTGCGGCATTGAGTCTCGTGGCAGCGAGTGAGAATCGCAGCCTGGCTACGCCCGAGGTGCCCGGCGCGCCGCAGACTCATGCTATCGCCCTGGTTGGCGGTACGATTCACCCTGTTAGCGGACCGGTGATCGAGCATGGCACCCTGGTGTTCGACGGTGGCAAGATCACGGCGGTCGAAAAGGGAATTGCCGTCCCGGCCGAGGCGCATTTCGTCGACGTATCTGGCAAGCACGTCTATCCGGGGCTGATCGACGCCAACTCGCAATTGGGACTCGTCGAAATCCCTTCAGTGCGCGGCACGCGCGATATGGCCGAAACGGGTGAGATCAATCCCAACGTTAAGGCGCAGGTCGCCTTCAATGCTGACAGCGAGCTGATTCCCGTCGGCCGCTCGGGCGGAATTTTGAGCGTGCTGACTGTTCCCAACGGCGGCCTGATCACCGGTCAATCCGCCTGCATGCAATTGGATGGCTGGAGTTGGGAAGATATGTGTCTAAAGCCGGGCGTGGCCATGCACATCAATTGGCCACAGATGGCACCGATTGAAGCATGGTGGATCGAAGAAACCGGCGCCACGCAAATGCAGGATCGAGATAAATCGCTCAAGGCGATTCGCCGGGCATTTGCTGACGCTCGGGCTTACGCAACGGCCAAAGAGGCGAGCGCCGCAGGGAAGGGCGCTGCCCCGCAGTTCGATGCGCGCTGGGAAGCCATGATTCCGGTCCTCGAGCGAAAAATGCCTGTTTTTATCGACGCCGAGGAGACACAACAGATTCAAGCGGCCGTGTCGTTTGCCGATCAAGAAAAGCTGCGTTTGGTGATCGTCGGTGGATACGACGCACCGGCGTGCGCGGAACTCTTGAAGAAACACGATGTGCCTGTGATCGTGGCCGGAGTGCATCGGTTGCCTCGACGTCGTGGCGATGCGTACGATGCGCCGTTCACCGTGCCGGCAAAGTTGCAGGCCGCGGGCATTACTTTCTGCATCGGCGGTGTGATCGGCGGGGCGTCGGGCTCGTCGCCGGCCAATATTCGCAATCTGCCGCACCACGCCGGCACGGCTGCCGCCTATGGACTGCCGGCGGAAGATGCATTGAAGTCGGTCACGTTATACGCGGCGAAGATTCTTGGCGTTGACGATCGGATCGGTTCGCTCGACGTCGGCCGGGACGCCACACTGATCGTCACGACCGGCGACCCGCTAGATATCCCCACGCACGTCACGGCCGCCTACGTCCAGGGACGGGAAGTGCAATTAAACGACCGGCACAAGCGGCTGTGGGAAAAGTACAAAGAGAAATATCGCCGCCAGGGAATTCAGAACCCCTAA
- a CDS encoding DegT/DnrJ/EryC1/StrS family aminotransferase encodes MSEHLALLGGRPVRDRPFTSWPIHGEPEKARLLSALGSGRWGRLDGDEVAEFETRFAAMHGCREAIAVVNGTVSLRLSLVAAGLEAESEVIIPPYTFFSTASAVIEANMVPVFADVDLGTFNLDPQAVEAAITPRTRAIIPVHFAGQPADMDAIMVIARKHKLLVIEDAAHAHAATYKGRPSGSLGDLASFSFQSSKNLTCGEGGIITTNDEKLAAKCRSLHNCGRIPTGVWYEHHVISGNYRLGELQGALLNAQLERLEEQTKTRDGNGKYLAEKIAALPGLHPQERPDYCTRHAYHLFMMRVVEQELGVPRATVIEALRAEGIPCSPGYGYSLPQQPMFRNRAFGPYLPRIADTLDYERVKCPNSDLLCREQSLWLEQGMFLGPRQDMDDIYWAFEKIATSRAALTDWAQSASTR; translated from the coding sequence ATGTCAGAACACCTTGCACTACTTGGGGGCCGTCCCGTGCGGGACCGCCCCTTTACAAGTTGGCCGATTCATGGGGAACCGGAAAAAGCGCGTCTGCTGAGCGCTCTTGGCAGCGGTCGATGGGGGCGACTTGACGGTGACGAAGTCGCGGAGTTCGAAACACGATTTGCCGCGATGCACGGTTGTCGAGAGGCAATCGCCGTGGTTAACGGCACCGTTTCGCTACGCCTGAGCCTGGTCGCCGCGGGGCTAGAGGCCGAATCCGAAGTTATCATTCCTCCCTACACGTTTTTCTCGACAGCTTCGGCGGTCATCGAAGCCAACATGGTGCCGGTGTTCGCCGATGTCGACCTGGGCACCTTCAACCTAGATCCTCAGGCGGTCGAAGCGGCCATTACCCCGCGAACGCGCGCGATCATTCCGGTTCATTTTGCCGGTCAGCCGGCGGATATGGACGCCATCATGGTGATCGCGCGCAAGCACAAGCTGCTAGTCATTGAGGACGCGGCACACGCCCACGCGGCAACTTATAAAGGCCGTCCGTCGGGCAGTCTGGGGGACTTGGCCTCGTTTTCATTTCAATCGAGCAAGAATCTCACGTGCGGCGAAGGTGGCATCATCACCACGAATGATGAAAAGCTGGCCGCCAAGTGCCGGTCGCTGCACAATTGTGGAAGAATTCCGACGGGGGTCTGGTACGAGCACCACGTGATCTCGGGCAACTACCGGCTGGGCGAATTGCAAGGCGCCCTGTTGAATGCGCAGCTAGAGCGCCTCGAAGAGCAAACAAAAACACGCGACGGCAACGGGAAATATCTCGCCGAAAAGATCGCGGCGTTACCCGGCCTGCACCCGCAGGAACGCCCTGACTATTGCACGCGACATGCGTACCACCTGTTCATGATGCGCGTCGTCGAGCAGGAACTCGGCGTGCCGCGTGCCACGGTGATCGAAGCATTACGCGCCGAGGGAATTCCGTGCTCACCCGGTTATGGCTACTCGCTGCCGCAACAGCCGATGTTTCGTAATCGTGCGTTCGGACCTTACCTGCCGCGTATCGCTGACACGCTGGATTACGAGCGAGTGAAGTGCCCGAATAGCGATCTGCTTTGTCGCGAACAATCGCTGTGGCTTGAGCAAGGCATGTTTCTCGGTCCTCGCCAGGATATGGACGACATCTATTGGGCTTTTGAGAAAATCGCCACCAGTCGCGCCGCGCTGACCGATTGGGCGCAGAGCGCCAGTACAAGGTAG
- a CDS encoding sodium:solute symporter family protein translates to MTHFSLIDGLIVGVYLIVTMAVGLSVRKYVGKVEHFLVAGREMDVYLGIASLAATEFGIVTCMSAAELGYKHGFAGASVGITYAIAMFVVGYTGFCVKKLRDSGVVTIAELFEKRFGSRIRWWSGLVIVVGGLLNMGTFLRQGGDFLVTVCGFSVENLEITMTVLLAAVAFYTIVGGMLSVLVTDYLQFVVMSIGLLAVTFLMLFEIPWSSLVEVVQERYGEGGFNPLANPKLGWPFIIFNSLLNLAAVLTWQTTIARLLSAKDTKTGQRVYTATSFFFVCQFLIPAVWGIAALATLEEGVVDPDNMAQAMPIFLSRTVPTGLMGLLVAAMLAADMSTDSSYMLTWGSVIYNDLLAPLRKTPWPEKRGLLVNRMIVAVIGLFLLLFGLWYQIGDNGIWAYLTVTGTIYLSSMSTLLVACCYWPQANNWGAAAAIGVGAIFPLTYLVMEQLPATQEMAKSIGPYNSGIAAFVGAAVAMIVGSLLKPIFVTDTSSEASE, encoded by the coding sequence ATGACGCATTTCTCCTTGATCGACGGCCTGATCGTCGGCGTCTATTTGATCGTCACGATGGCCGTGGGATTGAGCGTCCGCAAGTACGTCGGTAAGGTCGAGCACTTTCTCGTCGCCGGCCGCGAAATGGATGTCTACCTGGGCATCGCGTCGTTGGCCGCCACCGAGTTCGGTATCGTCACCTGCATGTCCGCGGCCGAGCTTGGTTACAAGCATGGCTTCGCCGGCGCCTCGGTCGGCATCACCTACGCCATTGCCATGTTCGTGGTCGGCTATACCGGCTTTTGCGTAAAGAAACTGCGCGATTCGGGCGTGGTGACGATCGCCGAGTTGTTCGAAAAGCGGTTCGGTTCGCGCATTCGTTGGTGGAGCGGACTGGTGATCGTCGTCGGCGGATTGCTCAACATGGGCACGTTTCTTCGCCAAGGCGGCGACTTTTTGGTCACCGTCTGCGGTTTCTCGGTCGAGAACCTCGAAATCACGATGACCGTGCTGTTGGCCGCGGTGGCGTTCTATACGATCGTCGGCGGTATGTTGTCCGTGTTGGTTACTGACTACTTACAGTTTGTCGTGATGAGTATTGGGCTATTGGCCGTCACATTTTTGATGTTGTTCGAGATCCCCTGGAGTTCGCTCGTCGAAGTGGTGCAAGAACGCTACGGCGAAGGGGGCTTCAATCCGCTCGCCAATCCGAAGTTGGGCTGGCCGTTCATTATCTTCAACTCCCTCTTGAACCTGGCCGCCGTGCTGACCTGGCAAACCACGATCGCCCGACTACTCTCGGCCAAGGACACGAAAACCGGTCAGCGAGTTTACACGGCCACCAGCTTTTTCTTCGTGTGCCAGTTTTTGATTCCCGCGGTGTGGGGAATCGCGGCCTTGGCCACGCTCGAAGAGGGGGTCGTCGATCCGGACAACATGGCTCAGGCGATGCCTATCTTTCTCAGTCGCACGGTGCCGACAGGCCTGATGGGCCTACTCGTGGCCGCGATGCTGGCCGCGGACATGTCGACCGATTCGTCGTACATGCTGACCTGGGGAAGTGTAATCTATAACGATCTGCTGGCTCCGCTGCGCAAGACCCCCTGGCCCGAGAAACGCGGGCTGCTCGTCAATCGTATGATCGTCGCCGTGATTGGCTTGTTTTTGCTCTTATTCGGGCTGTGGTATCAGATCGGCGACAACGGTATTTGGGCCTATCTGACCGTAACCGGTACGATCTATCTTTCGAGTATGTCGACGTTGCTCGTGGCATGCTGTTACTGGCCGCAGGCGAACAATTGGGGCGCCGCGGCGGCGATCGGCGTGGGAGCCATCTTCCCATTGACATACCTCGTCATGGAGCAACTGCCCGCCACGCAAGAAATGGCCAAATCAATCGGCCCCTATAATTCGGGCATTGCCGCGTTTGTTGGCGCGGCCGTGGCCATGATCGTGGGGTCGCTGCTGAAGCCAATATTCGTTACCGATACCAGCAGCGAGGCCAGCGAATAA
- a CDS encoding arylsulfatase produces MLSNPVKSRFDRYLLDRLATSIIVCIAATSSLIGHHQAHSAEPPRGPNIIFILADDLGYGDIGSYGQQRIKTSNLDRLAAAGMRFTDCYAGSTVCAPSRCALMTGLHSGHGRIRGNGEVPLSATDVTIAKILKQAGYVTGIFGKWGLGEAETTGVPNAQGFDEWFGYLNQKHAHNYYPDFLWHNRERQPIAGNVVVNNVARERAVYSQDLFVQHAIDFLDRHQRDRFFLYLPFTSPHANNEAGQQGMEIPTDEPYSHESWPAAQKNHAAMITRLDRDVGSILDRLHELQLDQQTIVFFSSDNGPHKEGGADPKFFDSAGPLRGHKRDLYEGGIRVPMIVRWPGNVAAGSTNDHAWAFWDVLPTLAELAGAKPAAGIDGISVVPTLLGADAAGREQPRHEFLYWEFHERGFKQAVRAGSWKAIRFGLKGPIELYDLDKDLGETTDVGKDHPGVVAKLTNMLDTARTESADWPVRENDAPQR; encoded by the coding sequence ATGCTTTCCAACCCCGTCAAAAGCCGGTTCGACAGATACTTGCTGGACAGATTAGCTACCTCGATCATCGTCTGCATCGCGGCAACTTCCTCGCTCATCGGCCATCATCAAGCGCACTCAGCCGAACCTCCGCGTGGTCCGAATATCATATTCATCTTGGCCGATGATCTGGGCTACGGCGACATCGGTTCCTACGGCCAACAGCGCATAAAAACATCGAATCTCGATCGGCTTGCGGCCGCTGGCATGCGGTTCACTGATTGCTACGCCGGCAGCACTGTTTGCGCCCCATCACGCTGTGCCTTGATGACAGGCCTGCATAGCGGCCACGGTCGGATTCGCGGTAACGGTGAGGTTCCGCTTTCCGCCACGGACGTCACGATCGCCAAGATTCTGAAGCAAGCCGGATACGTGACGGGAATTTTCGGCAAGTGGGGGCTAGGCGAAGCTGAGACCACCGGCGTGCCAAATGCGCAAGGGTTCGATGAATGGTTCGGCTATTTAAATCAAAAACACGCCCACAATTACTATCCCGACTTTCTGTGGCATAACCGCGAACGGCAGCCGATCGCCGGCAACGTCGTTGTGAACAACGTCGCCCGCGAACGCGCCGTTTATTCGCAAGATTTGTTCGTGCAACATGCGATCGACTTCCTGGATCGGCATCAGCGAGATCGTTTTTTTCTGTACCTTCCGTTCACCAGCCCTCATGCGAACAACGAGGCGGGACAGCAAGGGATGGAAATCCCCACGGACGAACCTTATTCCCATGAATCATGGCCGGCGGCGCAAAAGAATCATGCCGCCATGATTACGCGGTTGGACCGGGATGTTGGTAGCATCCTCGATCGACTGCACGAACTACAGTTGGACCAGCAGACGATCGTGTTTTTTTCCAGCGACAATGGTCCGCACAAGGAAGGGGGCGCCGATCCGAAATTCTTCGACAGCGCCGGTCCCTTGCGCGGGCACAAGCGTGATCTGTACGAGGGAGGAATCCGCGTTCCCATGATCGTCCGCTGGCCTGGGAACGTCGCGGCCGGCTCAACCAACGACCACGCCTGGGCCTTCTGGGATGTGCTACCGACACTCGCCGAATTAGCAGGTGCTAAACCGGCCGCGGGCATCGACGGTATCTCGGTCGTGCCAACGCTACTCGGCGCCGATGCCGCCGGGCGCGAACAACCCAGGCACGAGTTCTTGTACTGGGAATTCCACGAGCGCGGTTTCAAACAGGCGGTCCGCGCCGGCTCGTGGAAGGCCATCCGTTTCGGCCTAAAGGGGCCCATCGAACTTTACGATCTGGACAAAGATCTCGGCGAAACCACCGACGTGGGCAAGGATCATCCCGGTGTGGTGGCAAAGCTGACGAATATGTTGGACACTGCGCGGACCGAATCGGCCGACTGGCCTGTCCGCGAGAACGATGCCCCGCAGCGCTAA
- a CDS encoding glycoside hydrolase family 20 zincin-like fold domain-containing protein, with product MIFAKTCRWLPVTVTIIGSLLVGLAPAREPQREDLGVIPTPQEVVWTKDSLRVDEQTKIVLPGTTTDGAKFAAENLQERLRQQAGLKLQIVQDAAKAPAARQIVLGNPKTDPRVAKLMKAYSLELSEAMAKEGYVLGIGADGIVIGAESSRGLLYGTTTLRQMLVYRGSDKPLPAVRVRDWPKMAMRGVHDEFSYGQVSTMDNFKDMIRFLAEFKMNTLIYYFEDTFRFQRYPKIGDGRGALTRAQIDELEAFARPLGVEIFPVFEMLGNQGALLMLDEVRPFAEYPGAHSFATNDEAFNFLTNCFNEIADAFDSKYFHAGLDESWDLGFGKSAESVKRLGRGPAHAAHYRRINDLLKSRHKTMIMYGDIILKYPEILDLIPKDIVLMDWQYEPADHYPTVDVLGSKGFPIIVLPGMSNWDRIFPDMSKAMINIRNFTLDCYRQPQPLGSITSTWGDNGSKNLRELLYYGYAYGGEVSWSPDSTDVSSFSDRFFTLNNGPGTGPYFEAIYALLEKWPWWFPLLDYFRHPFLPRKDGRAHTTQELYRVYEDARTAQKLCDILQPLVARRKGDVDYLRYCARMHEHYVASQRLVADLNSFTAEGLSQDDLGAAQQKFLDRIHAVRDEATSLRDTFQELWLRTNQPANLHYAIDEYNAMVQVWDDAAARAATGVFAYDPRPAAGWIYHPDAFAGRPVEHAWFRKVLKLDPHDVAAAGIQVHGDTHVKIFVNGTQVGEQFARRNLSAPVNPKLLAVYDIKPYLRQGENVIAVDAREYGTNNPDLEPGGPERSGGFHLYGEIRDRDGHVQPIVSDTSWKVRDSEVANWNQPGYDDHDWSSAQADPNPTVWVTYPNFGKGLRGFSDVR from the coding sequence ATGATATTTGCGAAGACGTGTCGCTGGTTGCCAGTAACCGTGACGATCATCGGATCGCTGCTCGTCGGGCTCGCGCCGGCCCGCGAACCACAGCGCGAGGATCTGGGCGTCATTCCGACGCCGCAAGAAGTCGTCTGGACCAAGGATTCGCTCCGCGTCGACGAGCAGACCAAGATCGTGCTGCCTGGCACAACGACCGACGGCGCCAAGTTCGCCGCCGAGAATCTGCAGGAACGACTGCGGCAACAAGCCGGTTTGAAATTGCAAATCGTTCAAGACGCGGCAAAGGCCCCGGCCGCCCGGCAGATCGTCCTCGGCAATCCAAAGACCGATCCGCGCGTCGCAAAGCTCATGAAGGCCTATAGCCTGGAGCTGTCCGAAGCGATGGCCAAAGAAGGCTACGTGCTGGGCATCGGCGCCGACGGGATCGTGATTGGTGCCGAGAGCTCGCGCGGTTTGCTTTATGGCACGACAACGCTGCGGCAGATGTTGGTCTACCGCGGATCCGACAAACCATTGCCGGCGGTGCGCGTGCGCGACTGGCCGAAGATGGCCATGCGCGGCGTGCATGATGAGTTCAGCTACGGCCAGGTCTCGACCATGGACAACTTCAAGGACATGATCCGCTTCCTGGCTGAGTTCAAGATGAACACGCTGATCTATTACTTCGAAGATACGTTCCGCTTCCAACGATATCCCAAGATCGGTGATGGACGCGGCGCCCTGACCCGGGCGCAAATCGACGAGTTGGAAGCCTTCGCCCGGCCCCTGGGGGTCGAGATTTTTCCCGTCTTCGAAATGTTGGGAAATCAGGGCGCGCTATTGATGCTCGACGAGGTGCGGCCGTTTGCCGAGTACCCCGGCGCGCACTCGTTTGCCACGAACGACGAGGCATTCAACTTCTTGACCAATTGCTTTAACGAGATCGCTGACGCGTTTGACTCGAAGTACTTCCACGCCGGTCTCGACGAGTCATGGGACCTTGGCTTCGGCAAGAGCGCGGAATCCGTCAAACGGCTAGGGCGTGGGCCGGCCCATGCGGCACACTATCGACGCATCAACGATCTGCTGAAGAGCCGTCACAAAACGATGATCATGTACGGCGACATCATCCTTAAATATCCCGAGATTCTTGACCTGATCCCCAAAGACATCGTGCTGATGGATTGGCAGTATGAACCGGCCGATCACTACCCAACCGTCGATGTGCTGGGCTCGAAGGGATTCCCGATCATCGTGCTCCCCGGCATGAGCAATTGGGACCGGATATTTCCGGACATGTCCAAGGCGATGATCAACATCCGCAACTTCACGCTCGATTGCTACCGGCAGCCCCAACCGCTGGGCTCGATCACTTCGACGTGGGGGGACAACGGTTCCAAGAACCTGCGCGAGCTGCTGTACTACGGTTACGCCTATGGCGGTGAGGTTAGTTGGTCGCCAGACTCGACCGACGTTTCAAGTTTTTCCGACCGGTTCTTCACCCTCAACAACGGGCCGGGCACCGGACCGTATTTCGAGGCGATCTACGCACTACTAGAAAAATGGCCGTGGTGGTTCCCGCTGCTCGACTATTTCCGCCATCCATTCTTGCCCCGCAAGGACGGACGAGCGCACACGACGCAGGAGCTGTATCGCGTCTACGAAGACGCCCGCACGGCGCAGAAGCTGTGCGACATTCTGCAACCGCTCGTCGCGAGGCGCAAGGGGGACGTGGACTATTTGCGCTATTGCGCCCGCATGCACGAGCATTATGTGGCCAGCCAGCGACTGGTCGCAGACTTGAATTCCTTTACAGCCGAGGGCCTATCGCAAGACGACCTTGGCGCCGCGCAGCAGAAGTTTTTGGATCGCATTCACGCCGTCCGTGACGAGGCCACCAGCCTGCGCGACACATTTCAAGAGCTGTGGCTGCGGACGAATCAGCCCGCGAATCTGCACTACGCCATCGACGAATACAATGCGATGGTTCAAGTGTGGGACGACGCGGCGGCACGGGCGGCGACGGGAGTCTTTGCGTACGACCCGCGCCCGGCGGCCGGATGGATTTATCATCCCGATGCTTTTGCCGGCCGGCCCGTCGAGCACGCCTGGTTTCGCAAAGTGCTGAAGCTCGATCCGCACGATGTCGCCGCGGCCGGTATTCAGGTCCACGGCGACACGCATGTCAAAATCTTCGTTAACGGCACGCAAGTCGGCGAGCAGTTCGCGCGCCGCAATCTTTCGGCGCCGGTGAATCCGAAGTTGCTCGCCGTGTACGATATTAAGCCCTACCTGCGACAGGGCGAGAATGTCATTGCGGTCGATGCGCGCGAATACGGCACAAACAATCCGGATCTTGAGCCGGGCGGCCCGGAGCGCAGCGGCGGCTTTCATCTTTATGGCGAGATCCGCGACCGCGACGGCCACGTGCAGCCGATCGTGTCGGACACGAGTTGGAAAGTACGCGACAGCGAAGTGGCAAATTGGAACCAACCCGGCTACGACGATCATGATTGGTCATCAGCCCAAGCGGATCCGAATCCGACGGTTTGGGTGACCTATCCAAACTTTGGCAAAGGACTGCGCGGGTTTAGCGACGTGCGATGA